A single Pseudodesulfovibrio aespoeensis Aspo-2 DNA region contains:
- the rpsL gene encoding 30S ribosomal protein S12 → MPTINQLIRKARVAQPKRKKTPALQECPQRRGVCTRVYTTTPKKPNSALRKVARVRLTNGIEVTAYIGGEGHNLQEHSVVLIRGGRVKDLPGVRYHIVRGSLDTSGVDDRRRGRSKYGTKRPK, encoded by the coding sequence ATGCCCACCATCAACCAGTTGATCCGCAAGGCGCGTGTAGCGCAGCCCAAGCGGAAAAAGACCCCGGCCCTGCAGGAATGCCCGCAGCGTCGCGGAGTCTGCACCAGGGTGTACACAACGACCCCGAAGAAGCCGAACTCCGCGCTTCGCAAGGTCGCCCGTGTCCGCCTGACCAACGGCATCGAAGTCACCGCCTACATCGGCGGCGAAGGCCATAACCTGCAGGAACACTCCGTGGTTCTGATCCGTGGCGGCCGCGTCAAGGACTTGCCCGGTGTGCGTTACCACATCGTTCGCGGTTCCCTTGACACCTCCGGTGTCGATGATCGCCGCCGCGGTCGTTCCAAGTACGGCACCAAGCGCCCGAAATAG
- the fusA gene encoding elongation factor G, which translates to MPRQVPRKMQRNIGIMAHIDAGKTTTTERILFYTGVSHKIGEVHDGEATMDWMVQEQERGITITSAATTCFWRDYRINIIDTPGHVDFTMEVERALRVLDGAVAVFDSVAGVEPQSETVWRQADRYRVPRMAFVNKMDRIGADFYRCVSMMKTRLNAKAVPVQIPIGAEDKFEGVVDLIEGKAYIYDQKDQGTSYITTEVPEDLQDQYELMRAEMIEAIAEEDETLLDRFMSDEELTAAEIREGVRKATTSLSICPVLCGTAFRNKGVQQLLDAIVDYMPSPLDIEVMKGIDPNTGNEIECPCDDDKPLAALAFKLMTDPFVGHLTFLRLYSGHIESGATFMNGATGKKERIGRLLKMHANKREEIKEAYAGDIVAAVGLKNLATGDTLSDLKQAVVLESLDIPEPVIEVAIEPKTKADRDNLSNSLVKLAKEDPSFRVKTDEETGQTLIAGMGELHLEIIVDRLLREFNVNANVGAPRVAYRETISAPNKADVKHAKQSGGRGQYGHVVIEVEPNPEKGYEFEDEIKGGVIPKEYIPAIDKGIKDALKNGIVAGFPVVDVKVKLVFGSFHEVDSSEQAFYVAGSMAVKQACRGAKPVLLEPIMSVEVVTPEEYLGDVMGDLNGRRGRVSEMEARPGVQVVRSYVPLSEMFGYATDLRSKTQGRATFTMQFNHYEKVPNSLAEELMSKKD; encoded by the coding sequence GTGCCAAGACAGGTTCCCAGAAAAATGCAGCGCAACATCGGTATCATGGCCCACATTGATGCGGGAAAAACCACGACCACCGAGCGCATTCTGTTTTACACCGGCGTTTCCCACAAGATCGGCGAGGTCCATGACGGCGAAGCCACCATGGACTGGATGGTTCAGGAGCAGGAGCGCGGCATCACCATCACTTCCGCCGCCACCACCTGCTTCTGGCGTGACTATCGCATCAATATCATCGACACGCCCGGTCACGTTGATTTCACCATGGAAGTCGAGCGCGCCCTGCGCGTGCTTGATGGTGCCGTGGCTGTTTTCGACTCCGTGGCAGGCGTCGAGCCCCAGTCCGAGACTGTCTGGCGTCAGGCCGATCGGTACCGCGTTCCGCGTATGGCCTTTGTCAACAAGATGGATCGCATCGGTGCCGATTTCTACCGCTGCGTGTCCATGATGAAGACCCGACTCAATGCCAAGGCTGTCCCCGTGCAGATTCCCATCGGCGCGGAGGACAAGTTCGAAGGCGTGGTCGATCTGATCGAGGGCAAGGCCTACATCTATGATCAGAAGGATCAGGGCACCAGCTACATCACCACCGAGGTTCCTGAAGATTTGCAGGACCAGTACGAGCTGATGCGTGCCGAGATGATTGAGGCCATTGCCGAAGAGGACGAGACGCTGCTCGACAGGTTCATGAGCGACGAGGAGCTGACCGCCGCCGAGATCCGTGAGGGTGTGCGCAAGGCCACCACGTCCCTGTCCATCTGCCCGGTGCTGTGCGGCACCGCCTTCCGCAACAAAGGCGTGCAGCAGTTGCTGGACGCGATTGTGGACTACATGCCGTCACCGCTGGACATCGAGGTGATGAAGGGCATCGACCCCAACACCGGCAACGAGATCGAGTGCCCCTGCGACGACGACAAGCCGCTCGCCGCCCTGGCTTTCAAGCTCATGACCGACCCCTTTGTCGGCCACCTGACCTTCCTGCGCCTCTACTCGGGCCACATCGAGAGCGGTGCCACCTTCATGAATGGTGCCACCGGCAAGAAGGAACGCATCGGACGACTGTTGAAGATGCACGCCAACAAGCGTGAAGAGATAAAAGAGGCATACGCAGGCGACATCGTCGCTGCCGTCGGCCTCAAGAACCTGGCCACCGGCGACACCTTGTCTGACCTCAAGCAGGCTGTGGTGCTCGAATCTCTGGATATTCCGGAGCCGGTTATCGAAGTGGCCATTGAGCCCAAGACCAAGGCCGACCGCGACAACCTGTCCAACTCCCTTGTCAAGCTTGCCAAGGAGGATCCGTCCTTCCGCGTCAAGACCGACGAGGAAACCGGACAGACCCTGATCGCCGGAATGGGTGAGTTGCATCTCGAGATCATCGTTGACCGCCTCCTGCGGGAGTTCAACGTCAACGCCAACGTGGGCGCGCCCCGCGTTGCCTATCGCGAGACCATTTCCGCGCCGAACAAGGCTGATGTCAAGCACGCCAAGCAGTCGGGTGGCCGCGGCCAGTACGGCCACGTTGTCATCGAGGTCGAGCCCAACCCCGAGAAGGGCTACGAGTTCGAGGACGAGATCAAGGGCGGAGTCATTCCCAAGGAATATATCCCCGCCATTGACAAGGGCATCAAGGATGCGCTCAAGAACGGCATCGTCGCCGGGTTCCCGGTGGTCGATGTCAAGGTCAAGCTGGTTTTCGGCTCGTTTCACGAGGTCGATTCCAGCGAGCAGGCGTTCTACGTTGCCGGTTCCATGGCCGTCAAACAGGCGTGCAGGGGTGCCAAGCCGGTGTTGCTTGAGCCCATCATGTCGGTTGAAGTGGTCACGCCTGAGGAGTACCTCGGCGATGTCATGGGCGACCTCAATGGCCGCCGTGGCCGCGTGAGCGAGATGGAAGCGCGTCCGGGCGTGCAGGTGGTGCGTTCCTACGTCCCGCTTTCCGAGATGTTCGGATATGCCACGGACCTCCGTTCCAAGACTCAGGGCCGGGCAACGTTTACCATGCAGTTCAATCACTACGAGAAGGTGCCCAACAGCTTGGCCGAAGAGTTGATGAGCAAGAAAGATTAA
- the rpsG gene encoding 30S ribosomal protein S7: MPRKGPVTRRQILPDPVYGSKLITRFINRLMFDGKKSTAERIFYKAIESLANKTNEDALRAFEKCLENVRPSVEVKSRRVGGATYQVPMEVRPDRQTALAIRWMISYSRGRGEKGMVARLSGELLDAFNNRGGAVKKREDTHKMAEANKAFAHYRW; the protein is encoded by the coding sequence ATGCCTCGTAAAGGTCCTGTCACCAGGCGACAGATCCTGCCGGATCCCGTATACGGCAGCAAGCTCATCACTCGCTTCATCAACCGTCTCATGTTTGACGGCAAGAAGAGCACTGCGGAAAGAATTTTCTACAAGGCGATTGAATCGTTGGCCAACAAGACCAACGAAGATGCGTTGCGCGCCTTCGAGAAGTGCCTGGAAAACGTCCGCCCGTCGGTGGAGGTCAAGTCCCGCCGTGTCGGTGGCGCCACCTACCAGGTGCCCATGGAGGTCCGGCCCGACCGCCAGACCGCGCTGGCCATCCGCTGGATGATCAGCTACTCGCGTGGCCGCGGCGAGAAGGGCATGGTCGCCCGCCTGTCTGGCGAGCTGCTCGACGCCTTCAACAACCGTGGGGGCGCCGTCAAGAAACGGGAAGACACCCACAAGATGGCCGAAGCCAACAAAGCCTTCGCCCACTACCGCTGGTAG